A genomic segment from Bos taurus isolate L1 Dominette 01449 registration number 42190680 breed Hereford chromosome 1, ARS-UCD2.0, whole genome shotgun sequence encodes:
- the TBCCD1 gene encoding TBCC domain-containing protein 1 (The RefSeq protein has 1 substitution compared to this genomic sequence), which yields MDQSRVLLWVKAEPFIVGALQIPPPSKFSLHYLRKISTYVRTRTIEGGYPRLSWSTWRHIACGKLQLAKDLAWLYFEMFDSLAMKTPEERLEWSEILSNCMSEDEVEKQRNQLSVDTLQFLLFLHIQQLNKVSLRTSLIGEEWPSPRHRAQSPDLTEKSSCHNKNWNDYSHQAFVCDHLSDLLELLLDPEQLTASFHSTHSSLVSREAVVALSFLIEGTVSGARKIYPLYELALWHPLHAETGFSKASKTFSFYKLEAWLRTCLTGNPFGTSACLKSGKKLAWAHQVEGTTKRAKIACNTHVAPRMHRMVVMSQVYKQTLAKSSDTLVGAHVKIHRCNESFIYLLSPLRSVTIEKCRNSTFVLGPVQTALHLHSCDNVKVIAVCHRLSISSTTGCIFHILTPTRPLILSGNQRVTFAPFHTHYPMLEDHMARTGLATVPNYWDNPMIVCRENSSPSVFRLLPPCEFYVFIIPFEMEGDTTEIPGGLPSAYQKALSQRKKKIQVWQKTVKEARLTKDQRKQFQVLVENKFYEWLINTGHRQQLDSLVPPAAGSKQAAG from the exons ATGGATCAGTCCCGAGTTCTCCTCTGGGTGAAAGCAGAACCCTTCATAGTGGGTGCCTTGCAGATCCCCCCTCCGTCCAAGTTCAGTCTTCACTATCTCAGGAAGATATCTACCTATGTGCGAACACGGACCATAGAGGGAGGTTACCCACGCCTGTCTTGGTCTACATGGAGGCACATTGCATGTGGGAAGCTGCAGTTGGCTAAGGATCTGGCATGGCTTTACTTTGAAATGTTTGATAGTCTTGCAATGAAGACACCAGAGGAGCGCCTGGAATGGTCTGAGATTCTGTCCAACTGCATGTCTGAGGATGAAGTCGAAAAGCAAAGAAATCAG CTTTCCGTGGACACCCTGCAGTTTCTGCTCTTCTTACATATACAGCAGTTAAACAAGGTCTCCCTGAGGACATCTTTGATTGGGGAAGAGTGGCCTAGTCCCAGACACAGAGCTCAGTCTCCTGACCTGACTGAAAAATCCAGTTGTCATAATAAG aACTGGAATGATTACAGTCATCAGGCTTTTGTCTGTGATCATCTGTCAGATCTCCTTGAGCTGCTTTTAGACCCAGAGCAACTTACTGCATCATTTCATTCAACCCACAGTAGTCTAGTCTCTCGGGAAGCTGTtgtggcgctcagctttcttatcgaAGGTACAGTGAGTGGAGCTAGGAAGATATATCCGCTCTATGAACTTGCACTGTGGCATCCACTGCATGCGGAAACGGGCTTCTCAAAGGCCTCTAAGACTTTTTCTTTCTACAAGCTGGAAGCCTGGTTAAGGACCTGCTTGACTGGGAATCCATTTGGTACATCTGCTTGCCTCAAGTCTGGAAAGAAATTGGCTTGGGCTCACCAAG tTGAAGGGACAACCAAGAGAGCGAAGATTGCCTGTAATACTCACGTGGCCCCAAGGATGCACCGCATGGTGGTGATGAGCCAGGTTTACAAGCAGACGTTGGCCAAGAGCTCAGATACTCTGGTGGGGGCACATGTAAAGATCCATCGTTGCAACGAGTCTTTTATATATCTGCTCTCCCCCTTACG ATCCGTGACAATTGAGAAGTGCAGAAATAGCACCTTTGTCCTGGGCCCTGTACAGACTGCTCTTCACCTCCACAGCTGTGACAACGTTAAAGTCATTGCTGTTTGCCATCGTCTGTCCATCTCATCGACGACAGGTTGCATCTTTCACATTCTGACACCTACACGCCCCCTTATTCTCTCTGGGAACCAGAGAGTAACTTTTGCCCCTTTTCATACCCATTACCCAATGCTGGAGGACCACATGGCTAGGACCGGCCTTGCTACAGTGCCTAACTATTGGGATAATCCCATGATTGTGTGCAGAGAGAACAGCAGCCCAAGTGTCTTCCGACTCCTACCACCATGTGAATTCTATGTGTTTATTATTCCATTTGAAATGGAAGGGGACACAACAGAGATACCTGGGGGTCTTCCATCTGCATATCAGAAAGCACtgagccaaagggaaaaaaagatacagGTCTGGCAGAAAACTGTGAAGGAAGCTCGTTTAACAAA
- the TBCCD1 gene encoding TBCC domain-containing protein 1 isoform X1, whose amino-acid sequence MDQSRVLLWVKAEPFIVGALQIPPPSKFSLHYLRKISTYVRTRTIEGGYPRLSWSTWRHIACGKLQLAKDLAWLYFEMFDSLAMKTPEERLEWSEILSNCMSEDEVEKQRNQLSVDTLQFLLFLHIQQLNKVSLRTSLIGEEWPSPRHRAQSPDLTEKSSCHNKNWNDYSHQAFVCDHLSDLLELLLDPEQLTASFHSTHSSLVSREAVVALSFLIEGTVSGARKIYPLYELALWHPLHAETGFSKASKTFSFYKLEAWLRTCLTGNPFGTSACLKSGKKLAWAHQVEGTTKRAKIACNTHVAPRMHRMVVMSQVYKQTLAKSSDTLVGAHVKIHRCNESFIYLLSPLRSVTIEKCRNSTFVLGPVQTALHLHSCDNVKVIAVCHRLSISSTTGCIFHILTPTRPLILSGNQRVTFAPFHTHYPMLEDHMARTGLATVPNYWDNPMIVCRENSSPSVFRLLPPCEFYVFIIPFEMEGDTTEIPGGLPSAYQKALSQREKKIQVWQKTVKEARLTKDQRKQFQVLVENKFYEWLINTGHRQQLDSLVPPAAGSKQAAG is encoded by the exons ATGGATCAGTCCCGAGTTCTCCTCTGGGTGAAAGCAGAACCCTTCATAGTGGGTGCCTTGCAGATCCCCCCTCCGTCCAAGTTCAGTCTTCACTATCTCAGGAAGATATCTACCTATGTGCGAACACGGACCATAGAGGGAGGTTACCCACGCCTGTCTTGGTCTACATGGAGGCACATTGCATGTGGGAAGCTGCAGTTGGCTAAGGATCTGGCATGGCTTTACTTTGAAATGTTTGATAGTCTTGCAATGAAGACACCAGAGGAGCGCCTGGAATGGTCTGAGATTCTGTCCAACTGCATGTCTGAGGATGAAGTCGAAAAGCAAAGAAATCAG CTTTCCGTGGACACCCTGCAGTTTCTGCTCTTCTTACATATACAGCAGTTAAACAAGGTCTCCCTGAGGACATCTTTGATTGGGGAAGAGTGGCCTAGTCCCAGACACAGAGCTCAGTCTCCTGACCTGACTGAAAAATCCAGTTGTCATAATAAG aACTGGAATGATTACAGTCATCAGGCTTTTGTCTGTGATCATCTGTCAGATCTCCTTGAGCTGCTTTTAGACCCAGAGCAACTTACTGCATCATTTCATTCAACCCACAGTAGTCTAGTCTCTCGGGAAGCTGTtgtggcgctcagctttcttatcgaAGGTACAGTGAGTGGAGCTAGGAAGATATATCCGCTCTATGAACTTGCACTGTGGCATCCACTGCATGCGGAAACGGGCTTCTCAAAGGCCTCTAAGACTTTTTCTTTCTACAAGCTGGAAGCCTGGTTAAGGACCTGCTTGACTGGGAATCCATTTGGTACATCTGCTTGCCTCAAGTCTGGAAAGAAATTGGCTTGGGCTCACCAAG tTGAAGGGACAACCAAGAGAGCGAAGATTGCCTGTAATACTCACGTGGCCCCAAGGATGCACCGCATGGTGGTGATGAGCCAGGTTTACAAGCAGACGTTGGCCAAGAGCTCAGATACTCTGGTGGGGGCACATGTAAAGATCCATCGTTGCAACGAGTCTTTTATATATCTGCTCTCCCCCTTACG ATCCGTGACAATTGAGAAGTGCAGAAATAGCACCTTTGTCCTGGGCCCTGTACAGACTGCTCTTCACCTCCACAGCTGTGACAACGTTAAAGTCATTGCTGTTTGCCATCGTCTGTCCATCTCATCGACGACAGGTTGCATCTTTCACATTCTGACACCTACACGCCCCCTTATTCTCTCTGGGAACCAGAGAGTAACTTTTGCCCCTTTTCATACCCATTACCCAATGCTGGAGGACCACATGGCTAGGACCGGCCTTGCTACAGTGCCTAACTATTGGGATAATCCCATGATTGTGTGCAGAGAGAACAGCAGCCCAAGTGTCTTCCGACTCCTACCACCATGTGAATTCTATGTGTTTATTATTCCATTTGAAATGGAAGGGGACACAACAGAGATACCTGGGGGTCTTCCATCTGCATATCAGAAAGCACtgagccaaagggaaaaaaagatacagGTCTGGCAGAAAACTGTGAAGGAAGCTCGTTTAACAAA
- the TBCCD1 gene encoding TBCC domain-containing protein 1 isoform X2, translating to MDQSRVLLWVKAEPFIVGALQIPPPSKFSLHYLRKISTYVRTRTIEGGYPRLSWSTWRHIACGKLQLAKDLAWLYFEMFDSLAMKTPEERLEWSEILSNCMSEDEVEKQRNQLSVDTLQFLLFLHIQQLNKVSLRTSLIGEEWPSPRHRAQSPDLTEKSSCHNKNWNDYSHQAFVCDHLSDLLELLLDPEQLTASFHSTHSSLVSREAVVALSFLIEGTVSGARKIYPLYELALWHPLHAETGFSKASKTFSFYKLEAWLRTCLTGNPFGTSACLKSGKKLAWAHQVEGTTKRAKIACNTHVAPRMHRMVVMSQVYKQTLAKSSDTLVGAHVKIHRCNESFIYLLSPLRSVTIEKCRNSTFVLGPVQTALHLHSCDNVKVIAVCHRLSISSTTGCIFHILTPTRPLILSGNQRVTFAPFHTHYPMLEDHMARTGLATVPNYWDNPMIVCRENSSPSVFRLLPPCEFYVFIIPFEMEGDTTEIPGGLPSAYQKALSQREKKIQVWQKTVKEARLTNFRWTAKGLSHTYTCIYSPPNYLVCISWIEPPGY from the exons ATGGATCAGTCCCGAGTTCTCCTCTGGGTGAAAGCAGAACCCTTCATAGTGGGTGCCTTGCAGATCCCCCCTCCGTCCAAGTTCAGTCTTCACTATCTCAGGAAGATATCTACCTATGTGCGAACACGGACCATAGAGGGAGGTTACCCACGCCTGTCTTGGTCTACATGGAGGCACATTGCATGTGGGAAGCTGCAGTTGGCTAAGGATCTGGCATGGCTTTACTTTGAAATGTTTGATAGTCTTGCAATGAAGACACCAGAGGAGCGCCTGGAATGGTCTGAGATTCTGTCCAACTGCATGTCTGAGGATGAAGTCGAAAAGCAAAGAAATCAG CTTTCCGTGGACACCCTGCAGTTTCTGCTCTTCTTACATATACAGCAGTTAAACAAGGTCTCCCTGAGGACATCTTTGATTGGGGAAGAGTGGCCTAGTCCCAGACACAGAGCTCAGTCTCCTGACCTGACTGAAAAATCCAGTTGTCATAATAAG aACTGGAATGATTACAGTCATCAGGCTTTTGTCTGTGATCATCTGTCAGATCTCCTTGAGCTGCTTTTAGACCCAGAGCAACTTACTGCATCATTTCATTCAACCCACAGTAGTCTAGTCTCTCGGGAAGCTGTtgtggcgctcagctttcttatcgaAGGTACAGTGAGTGGAGCTAGGAAGATATATCCGCTCTATGAACTTGCACTGTGGCATCCACTGCATGCGGAAACGGGCTTCTCAAAGGCCTCTAAGACTTTTTCTTTCTACAAGCTGGAAGCCTGGTTAAGGACCTGCTTGACTGGGAATCCATTTGGTACATCTGCTTGCCTCAAGTCTGGAAAGAAATTGGCTTGGGCTCACCAAG tTGAAGGGACAACCAAGAGAGCGAAGATTGCCTGTAATACTCACGTGGCCCCAAGGATGCACCGCATGGTGGTGATGAGCCAGGTTTACAAGCAGACGTTGGCCAAGAGCTCAGATACTCTGGTGGGGGCACATGTAAAGATCCATCGTTGCAACGAGTCTTTTATATATCTGCTCTCCCCCTTACG ATCCGTGACAATTGAGAAGTGCAGAAATAGCACCTTTGTCCTGGGCCCTGTACAGACTGCTCTTCACCTCCACAGCTGTGACAACGTTAAAGTCATTGCTGTTTGCCATCGTCTGTCCATCTCATCGACGACAGGTTGCATCTTTCACATTCTGACACCTACACGCCCCCTTATTCTCTCTGGGAACCAGAGAGTAACTTTTGCCCCTTTTCATACCCATTACCCAATGCTGGAGGACCACATGGCTAGGACCGGCCTTGCTACAGTGCCTAACTATTGGGATAATCCCATGATTGTGTGCAGAGAGAACAGCAGCCCAAGTGTCTTCCGACTCCTACCACCATGTGAATTCTATGTGTTTATTATTCCATTTGAAATGGAAGGGGACACAACAGAGATACCTGGGGGTCTTCCATCTGCATATCAGAAAGCACtgagccaaagggaaaaaaagatacagGTCTGGCAGAAAACTGTGAAGGAAGCTCGTTTAACAAA
- the DNAJB11 gene encoding dnaJ homolog subfamily B member 11 precursor, with protein MAPQNLGTFCLLLLYLIGTVIAGRDFYKILGVPRSASIKDIKKAYRKLALQLHPDRNPDDPRAQEKFQDLGAAYEVLSDSEKRKQYDTYGEEGLKDGHQSSHGDIFSHFFGDFGFMFGGTPRQQDRNIPRGSDIIVDLEVTLEEVYAGNFVEVVRNKPVARQAPGKRKCNCRQEMRTTQLGPGRFQMTQEVVCDECPNVKLVNEERTLEVEIEPGVRDGMEYPFIGEGEPHVDGEPGDLRFRIKVVKHSIFERRGDDLYTNVTISLVESLVGFDMDITHLDGHKVHISRDKITRPGAKLWKKGEGLPNFDNNNIKGSLIITFDVDFPKEQLSEEAREGIKQLLKQGSVQKVYNGLQGY; from the exons ATGGCCCCGCAGAACCTGGGCACCTTCTGCCTGTTGCTGCTGTACCTCATCGGGACCGTGATCGCCGG GCGAGACTTCTATAAGATCTTGGGGGTGCCTCGCAGTGCCTCTATAAAGGATATTAAAAAGGCCTACAGGAAACTAGCCCTGCAGCTTCATCCTGACCGGAATCCTGATGATCCACGAGCACAGGAGAAATTCCAGGATCTGGGTGCTGCTTATGAG GTTCTATCGGATAGTGAGAAACGGAAACAGTATGATACATATGGTGAAGAGGGCTTGAAAGATGGGCATCAGAGCTCCCATGGAGACATTTTTTCACA CTTCTTTGGAGATTTTGGTTTCATGTTTGGAGGAACCCCTCGTCAGCAAGACAGAAATATTCCAAGAGGAAGTGATATTATTGTAGATCTAGAAGTCACTTTGGAAGAAGTGTATGCAGGAAATTTTGTAGAA GTGGTTAGAAACAAACCCGTGGCGAGGCAGGCCCCTGGCAAACGGAAGTGCAACTGCAGGCAGGAGATGCGGACCACCCAGCTGGGCCCCGGGCGCTTCCAGATGACCCAGGAGGTGGTCTGCGACGAGTGCCCGAATGTCAA ACTAGTGAATGAAGAACGAACACTGGAGGTAGAAATTGAACCTGGGGTGAGAGACGGCATGGAGTACCCCTTCATTGGAGAAG GTGAGCCTCACGTGGATGGAGAGCCAGGAGACCTGCGGTTCCGAATCAAAGTTGTCAA GCACTCAATATTTGAAAGGCGAGGAGATGACTTATACACAAATGTGACAATCTCCCTCGTAGAGTCCCTGGTGGGCTTTGATATGGACATTACTCACTTGGATGGTCACAAG GTACATATTTCCCGCGATAAGATCACCAGACCCGGAGCCAAGCTATGGAAGAAAGGGGAAGGGCTCCCCAACTTTGACAACAACAACATCAAGGGCTCTTTAATAATCACTTTCGATGTGGATTTTCCAAAAGAACAGTTGTCAGAGGAAGCAAGAGAAG GTATCAAACAGCTACTGAAACAAGGATCAGTGCAGAAGGTTTAcaatggactgcaaggatattaa